In one Streptomyces sp. NBC_01241 genomic region, the following are encoded:
- a CDS encoding sensor histidine kinase, with protein MRGDKKDTDRRTRLLDTALAVVIAVAVTAAAVVASAPDVLDLLLVAAGALVLAGHRVAPRAVLAVTTLCMLGYVVHAHPGSWAAFPVLAAVHAAARGGHRAWGVAAGALFLAGYFTVLAIGAPGIRETVERSLLLLGWFLCAGVTGLIDKNWQAYLRQTEQRALDAERSRDEAALRRAGEERLRIARELHDSLTHSISIVKLQAGVAVHLARKRGTGVEPALLAIQEASGEAMRELRATLEVLRTDVVEPGTGLDRIDELAERARTAGIVLDVTVSGDERPLPPAVDRAAYRIVQEALTNVARHAGRATTTVRLTYTERALTVRVDDQGPRTAHDTVTAGTGLTGMRERVTALGGVLEAAPRPAGGFSVCAELPLQTTGTLG; from the coding sequence ATGCGGGGGGACAAGAAGGACACCGATCGGCGGACTCGCCTGCTGGACACGGCACTTGCCGTCGTCATCGCCGTGGCGGTCACCGCCGCGGCCGTCGTCGCCTCGGCGCCCGACGTCCTCGACCTGCTGCTCGTCGCGGCCGGCGCACTCGTACTCGCCGGGCACCGCGTCGCCCCGCGCGCGGTCCTCGCCGTCACCACGCTCTGCATGCTCGGCTACGTGGTTCACGCGCACCCGGGAAGCTGGGCGGCGTTTCCCGTACTGGCCGCCGTGCACGCCGCCGCCCGCGGCGGACACCGCGCCTGGGGCGTCGCCGCGGGCGCCCTCTTCCTCGCCGGTTACTTCACGGTTCTCGCCATCGGCGCACCGGGCATTCGGGAGACCGTCGAACGGTCCCTGCTGCTGCTCGGCTGGTTCCTCTGCGCGGGCGTCACCGGACTGATCGACAAGAACTGGCAGGCGTATCTGCGCCAGACCGAACAGCGGGCTCTGGACGCCGAACGCAGCCGGGACGAGGCCGCGCTGCGCCGGGCGGGGGAGGAGCGGCTGCGGATCGCCCGTGAGCTGCACGACTCGCTCACCCACTCCATCTCGATCGTCAAGCTCCAGGCGGGAGTCGCCGTGCACCTCGCCCGTAAACGGGGCACCGGGGTGGAGCCCGCGCTGCTCGCCATCCAGGAGGCGAGCGGCGAGGCGATGCGCGAACTGCGGGCGACGCTGGAAGTGCTCCGGACCGATGTCGTCGAACCCGGCACCGGCCTCGACCGCATCGACGAGCTGGCCGAGCGGGCCCGCACCGCGGGCATCGTGCTCGACGTCACGGTCAGCGGCGACGAACGTCCTCTGCCTCCGGCCGTCGACCGGGCCGCGTACCGCATCGTGCAGGAGGCCCTCACCAATGTCGCCCGGCACGCCGGCCGCGCCACCACGACCGTCCGCCTCACCTACACCGAACGGGCCCTGACCGTGCGCGTCGACGACCAGGGACCCCGCACCGCGCATGACACCGTCACCGCGGGCACCGGACTCACCGGCATGCGTGAACGCGTCACGGCACTCGGCGGCGTCCTCGAAGCCGCCCCCCGGCCGGCCGGCGGCTTCTCCGTGTGCGCGGAGCTCCCCCTCCAGACCACCGGAACCCTCGGATGA
- a CDS encoding response regulator, which yields MTESDAPPVRVLIVDDQALMRAGFRALLDAEDGIEVIGEAADGRHGLELARLHTPDVALVDVQMPVMGGIETTREIAADPRLAAVHVVILTNYGLDEYVFDALRAGAAGFLLKDTEPAELLRAIRVAAGGDALLSPAITRRLIGEFVARPPDRTTAPGFENLTRREREVSALAARGLTNEEIAAHMVISPFTAKTHISRAMTKLGARDRAQLVVFAYESGLVTPREPRP from the coding sequence ATGACCGAATCGGACGCGCCGCCGGTCCGGGTGCTGATCGTCGACGACCAGGCGCTGATGCGGGCTGGATTCCGGGCGCTGCTCGACGCGGAGGACGGCATCGAGGTGATCGGCGAGGCCGCCGACGGCCGCCACGGCCTGGAGCTCGCCCGGCTGCACACCCCGGACGTCGCCCTCGTCGACGTACAGATGCCGGTGATGGGTGGCATCGAGACCACCCGCGAGATCGCCGCCGACCCCCGGCTGGCCGCCGTCCACGTCGTGATCCTCACCAATTACGGCCTCGACGAGTACGTCTTCGACGCGCTGCGCGCCGGAGCCGCCGGGTTCCTCCTGAAGGACACCGAACCGGCCGAGCTCCTCCGTGCGATCCGCGTAGCGGCCGGCGGTGACGCGCTGCTCTCGCCCGCCATCACCCGCCGGTTGATCGGCGAATTCGTCGCGAGACCACCCGACCGGACCACCGCCCCCGGTTTCGAGAACCTCACCCGCCGGGAACGCGAAGTCAGCGCACTGGCGGCCCGCGGTCTCACCAACGAGGAGATCGCCGCACACATGGTGATCAGCCCGTTCACCGCGAAGACCCACATCAGCCGCGCCATGACGAAGCTGGGCGCCCGCGACCGGGCGCAGCTCGTCGTCTTCGCGTACGAATCGGGCCTCGTCACACCCCGCGAACCCCGCCCCTGA
- a CDS encoding effector-associated domain 2-containing protein — MRALVVGVESYEAGSVWNLDGPVHDALGYARWLRELGVRDESLTLLLSPLERNRELADGFGLPYRPADRNTVHQVLTRELADERTDWLFVAWSGHGLIDADRSRRLLFADAVHRDLRGLDVEAVLAMYRSDGAPGHPRQLWLFDACQTYADPATTAGALRPDPIPRSTPRQQADQYVLFACGPGEATRNGMRSGVFSAEALRMLREHPDWRRSPRPLAEALRSRFGTTTSLWFEGDGEAGRTAVRRKIPGRRLDLSDKRRLRDALAAVGVMRQPESRSQVIGLLPDEIAGSVARSGVMLLEILDLVETCLTFGDGLTHLWSAVSLVDPGTTALDDLLEVFRSYPEWFTPPHLDAN; from the coding sequence ATGCGGGCGCTCGTGGTCGGGGTGGAGTCTTACGAGGCGGGGTCGGTCTGGAACCTCGACGGGCCGGTGCACGACGCGCTGGGGTACGCGCGCTGGCTGCGGGAGCTCGGAGTGAGGGACGAGTCGCTGACCCTGTTGCTCTCTCCACTCGAGCGCAACCGCGAACTCGCCGACGGCTTCGGTCTGCCGTACCGCCCGGCCGACCGGAACACCGTGCACCAGGTGCTGACCCGGGAGCTGGCGGACGAGCGGACTGACTGGCTGTTCGTCGCCTGGTCCGGGCATGGCCTCATCGACGCCGATCGCAGCCGCCGACTGCTTTTTGCGGATGCGGTCCACCGGGATCTGCGTGGTCTGGACGTCGAAGCGGTGCTTGCTATGTACCGGTCGGACGGCGCACCGGGACATCCGCGTCAGCTCTGGCTGTTCGACGCCTGCCAGACGTACGCTGACCCGGCGACGACGGCTGGGGCCCTGCGGCCCGACCCCATACCGCGTTCGACTCCACGTCAGCAGGCCGATCAGTACGTGCTGTTCGCCTGTGGTCCCGGTGAGGCGACGCGCAATGGAATGCGCTCGGGTGTGTTCAGTGCCGAGGCTCTGCGGATGCTGCGCGAGCACCCCGACTGGCGGCGGTCCCCCCGGCCACTGGCCGAAGCGCTGCGCAGCCGGTTCGGGACTACCACCTCTCTCTGGTTCGAAGGGGACGGGGAGGCCGGGCGGACCGCCGTGAGGCGGAAGATTCCGGGGCGGAGACTCGATCTGTCCGACAAACGTCGTCTGCGCGACGCACTGGCCGCGGTGGGGGTGATGCGGCAGCCGGAGTCGCGTAGCCAGGTCATTGGCTTGCTTCCTGATGAGATAGCGGGAAGTGTCGCCAGATCAGGGGTAATGCTCCTGGAGATCCTGGATCTCGTCGAAACCTGTCTGACATTTGGTGACGGATTGACGCACTTGTGGTCGGCGGTGTCCCTGGTTGATCCTGGTACGACTGCGCTCGACGACCTCCTGGAGGTCTTCCGGAGTTATCCGGAGTGGTTTACTCCGCCTCATCTCGACGCGAATTGA
- a CDS encoding amidase, with amino-acid sequence MSSTEAVDITEPAGPTGLADSARELAEGRTTSTEQVAEALRRIEASQGTLNAFRHLRTEAALAEAAEADRRLAAGERLPLLGVPVAVKDDTDVLGMPTYFGCDGDLPAATADSEAVRRLRAAGAVIVGKTNSCELGQWPFTEGPAFGATRNPWNTGHTPGGSSGGSAAAVAAGLVPAALGSDGAGSVRIPAAWTHLVGIKPQRGRISVHPQSDAFQGLTVNGPLARTVADAALLLDAVAGPHPDDPHRPPPVAASAAARRDPGRLRIALAWRPPLTLTGSAPHPEVRRAVTALAEALARLGHDVEEARPRYGLIGLGFVPRATAGIAELAARHPDPALLDPRTRSALRTGTRLGGRVVRAAREREVRQHRRIGAFFRTSRAGAGYDVLLTPTTALPPPPIGRFDGLSAWRTDVAMTEACPYAWPWNVLGWPGINVPAGFTADGLPVGAQLLGPSRSEERLISLAAQLEADRRWYEHRPPVQGLLVSPGDGR; translated from the coding sequence ATGTCCTCTACGGAAGCCGTCGACATCACCGAACCGGCCGGCCCGACCGGACTGGCCGACAGCGCACGGGAGCTGGCCGAAGGCCGTACTACCTCGACCGAGCAGGTGGCCGAGGCCCTGCGCCGCATCGAGGCGAGCCAGGGCACCCTGAATGCCTTCCGGCACCTGCGCACCGAGGCCGCGCTCGCCGAGGCCGCCGAGGCCGACCGCAGGCTCGCCGCGGGGGAGCGGCTGCCCCTGCTCGGCGTGCCGGTCGCCGTCAAGGACGACACCGATGTCCTCGGCATGCCGACCTACTTCGGCTGCGACGGCGATCTGCCCGCCGCCACCGCCGACAGCGAGGCCGTACGCAGGCTGCGGGCCGCCGGGGCCGTGATCGTCGGGAAGACCAACTCCTGCGAGCTGGGTCAGTGGCCGTTCACCGAGGGCCCCGCCTTCGGCGCCACCCGCAACCCCTGGAACACCGGACACACCCCGGGCGGCTCGTCCGGCGGGTCCGCGGCCGCCGTCGCCGCCGGGCTCGTACCCGCCGCGCTCGGTTCGGACGGCGCCGGGTCCGTACGGATCCCGGCGGCCTGGACCCATCTCGTCGGCATCAAACCGCAGCGCGGCCGGATCTCCGTCCATCCGCAGAGCGACGCCTTCCAGGGCCTGACCGTCAACGGACCGCTGGCCAGGACCGTCGCCGACGCCGCCCTGCTGCTCGACGCCGTCGCCGGCCCCCACCCCGACGACCCGCACCGCCCGCCCCCCGTCGCGGCCTCGGCCGCCGCCCGCCGCGATCCGGGCAGACTGCGCATCGCCCTCGCCTGGCGCCCCCCGCTCACCCTCACCGGCTCCGCACCCCACCCCGAAGTGCGGCGCGCCGTCACCGCACTGGCCGAGGCCCTCGCCCGCCTGGGCCATGACGTCGAGGAGGCCAGGCCCCGCTACGGGCTGATCGGCCTCGGCTTCGTCCCCCGCGCCACCGCCGGGATCGCCGAACTCGCCGCCCGCCACCCCGACCCCGCCCTCCTCGACCCGCGCACCCGCAGCGCCCTGCGCACCGGCACGCGGCTCGGCGGCCGGGTGGTGCGCGCGGCCAGGGAGCGGGAGGTCCGCCAGCACCGCAGGATCGGCGCGTTCTTCCGTACCTCCCGGGCCGGCGCCGGCTACGACGTGCTGCTCACCCCCACGACCGCCCTGCCACCGCCCCCGATCGGCCGGTTCGACGGACTGAGCGCCTGGCGCACCGATGTGGCGATGACCGAGGCCTGCCCGTACGCCTGGCCCTGGAACGTGCTGGGCTGGCCCGGCATCAACGTACCGGCCGGGTTCACCGCCGACGGGCTGCCCGTCGGCGCCCAGCTGCTCGGCCCCTCCCGCAGCGAGGAACGGCTGATCTCCCTCGCCGCCCAGCTGGAGGCCGACCGCCGCTGGTACGAGCACCGGCCGCCCGTCCAGGGTCTCTTGGTCAGCCCGGGCGACGGGCGCTGA
- a CDS encoding SpoIIE family protein phosphatase — MASAGPQSAPGAEPSQPSSPQHSFDAANDATAVVAGTGTVIGWTHSAQELLGYGAAEVVGRPAGFLLAMPGDPARVAGIAERCRTGVGWSGVATVRRRDGQRIEVDLRVSAAFHLDGNECFLVSGRERRPEWAVGQSVVDAFLTSSPIGIAVLDPQLRYVWLNDTLERIGGVPRAQRVGRGLAEVLPGMAADALETQMRRVLDTGVPVIDYEYRGWSWADPHRERAYSTSFFPLVEGDGTVTGLCYMVLDVTDRWKAQQRLALANDAGASIGSTLDVLRTAQELADFAVPRFADFVVVDLLEPVASPEEPGRWPLGPWPAGTWPAGAPARPMLRRAGMSSVREGCPEAIHRVGDLVDSVPPSHDVRFLREGEPLLVPVLDSVRRLWDVEQPARAATIREFGFHSLIAVPMRARDTMLGLTTFIRSVNLVPFEPDDVLPAREVVARAAVCVDNARRYTREHAAALTLQRSLLPHTLPGGMALDVASSYLPADAKDGVGGDWFDVIPLSGARVALVVGDVVGHGISAAATMGRLRTAVHTLADMDLPPDELLAHLDDLVLRLGDEEPDGEASGTTVLGATCLYAVYDPVTQLCTMARAGHPPPVVVFPDGRVSFPELPAGPPLGLGGMPFETAELTLPEGSLIGLYTNGLIEGRDRDVDLGMTRLGAALSQCGLSLDALCATVVDQLLPVPQPDDVALLLARTHELSADHVVSWEVPSDPAAVAGVRTRTARVLRTWGLEELEMTTELIVSELVTNAVRYAVGPIRLRLLRQSVLICEVSDASSTSPRLRHARTTDEGGRGLFLVAQLTRRWGTRYTPEGKIIWTEQELPGTMTRRPL; from the coding sequence ATGGCGTCCGCAGGCCCGCAGTCGGCGCCCGGAGCCGAACCGTCGCAGCCCAGCAGCCCTCAGCACTCCTTCGACGCGGCGAACGACGCGACCGCGGTGGTCGCCGGGACCGGAACGGTCATCGGCTGGACGCACAGCGCGCAGGAACTGCTCGGCTACGGCGCGGCGGAGGTGGTCGGGCGCCCCGCCGGCTTCCTCCTCGCCATGCCCGGGGATCCGGCACGGGTGGCGGGCATCGCCGAACGCTGCCGCACGGGCGTGGGATGGAGCGGTGTCGCCACCGTGCGGCGGCGCGACGGGCAGCGGATCGAAGTGGATCTGCGGGTCTCGGCCGCGTTCCACCTGGACGGCAACGAGTGCTTCCTGGTCTCCGGGCGTGAACGGAGGCCGGAGTGGGCCGTCGGGCAGTCCGTGGTCGACGCCTTCCTGACCAGCTCACCGATCGGGATCGCGGTGCTGGACCCGCAGCTGCGCTACGTCTGGCTGAACGACACCCTGGAACGCATCGGCGGCGTCCCGCGGGCACAGAGGGTGGGCCGCGGACTGGCCGAAGTGCTCCCGGGAATGGCGGCCGACGCCCTGGAGACCCAGATGCGGCGGGTGCTGGACACCGGGGTCCCCGTCATCGACTACGAGTACAGGGGCTGGAGCTGGGCCGATCCGCACCGGGAGCGCGCCTACTCCACGTCGTTCTTCCCCCTGGTCGAAGGCGATGGCACCGTCACCGGCCTCTGCTACATGGTCCTGGACGTCACCGACCGGTGGAAGGCTCAGCAGCGCCTGGCCCTGGCCAATGACGCCGGAGCGAGCATCGGCTCCACCCTGGACGTGCTGCGCACCGCTCAGGAGCTGGCCGACTTCGCGGTGCCGCGGTTCGCCGACTTCGTCGTCGTCGACCTTTTGGAGCCGGTCGCCAGCCCGGAGGAGCCCGGCCGGTGGCCTCTCGGCCCGTGGCCTGCCGGTACATGGCCTGCCGGCGCGCCGGCCCGGCCGATGCTGCGCCGCGCGGGAATGAGTTCGGTCCGGGAGGGCTGCCCGGAGGCGATCCACCGGGTCGGGGACCTGGTGGACTCCGTTCCCCCGTCCCACGACGTCCGGTTCCTCAGAGAGGGCGAACCCCTCCTGGTCCCGGTCCTCGACTCCGTCAGGCGGCTGTGGGACGTCGAGCAGCCCGCCAGGGCGGCGACCATCCGCGAGTTCGGTTTCCACTCACTCATCGCCGTACCCATGCGGGCCCGGGACACGATGCTCGGCCTGACCACCTTCATACGATCGGTGAACCTGGTCCCTTTCGAACCCGACGACGTCCTGCCGGCCCGCGAAGTGGTGGCACGGGCGGCGGTGTGCGTGGACAACGCCCGCCGCTACACCCGCGAGCACGCCGCGGCGCTGACCCTCCAGCGCAGTCTGCTCCCGCACACACTGCCCGGAGGGATGGCCCTGGACGTGGCGTCCTCGTACCTCCCGGCGGACGCCAAGGACGGAGTCGGGGGCGACTGGTTCGATGTGATCCCGCTGTCCGGCGCCCGGGTCGCCCTGGTCGTCGGCGATGTCGTCGGCCACGGCATCAGCGCCGCCGCGACCATGGGCAGGCTCCGCACCGCCGTGCACACCCTCGCCGACATGGACCTTCCCCCCGACGAACTGCTGGCCCACCTCGACGACCTCGTCCTCCGGCTGGGCGACGAGGAACCCGACGGCGAGGCGAGCGGCACGACCGTGCTCGGCGCCACCTGCCTGTACGCGGTCTACGACCCGGTCACCCAGCTCTGCACGATGGCCCGCGCCGGCCATCCGCCCCCCGTCGTCGTCTTCCCGGACGGGCGTGTCAGCTTTCCCGAACTGCCCGCAGGGCCCCCGCTCGGCCTGGGCGGGATGCCCTTCGAGACGGCGGAGCTCACGCTGCCGGAAGGCAGCCTGATCGGCCTCTACACCAACGGCCTCATCGAAGGCAGGGACCGGGACGTCGATCTCGGCATGACTCGCCTCGGCGCCGCCCTGTCGCAGTGCGGACTCTCCCTCGACGCACTGTGCGCGACGGTCGTCGACCAGCTGCTCCCCGTACCGCAGCCCGACGACGTCGCCCTGCTGCTCGCCCGTACGCACGAGCTGAGCGCCGACCACGTCGTCTCCTGGGAGGTGCCCTCCGACCCGGCCGCCGTCGCGGGCGTCCGGACCCGCACGGCACGCGTGCTGAGGACCTGGGGCCTGGAGGAGCTGGAGATGACGACCGAGCTGATCGTCAGCGAACTGGTCACCAACGCGGTGCGCTACGCCGTCGGCCCGATCAGGCTGCGGCTGCTGCGCCAGTCCGTCCTGATCTGCGAGGTCTCCGACGCCAGCAGCACCTCTCCCCGGCTGCGGCACGCCAGGACGACCGACGAGGGCGGTCGCGGCCTCTTCCTCGTCGCCCAGCTGACCCGCCGCTGGGGCACCCGCTACACACCCGAAGGCAAGATCATCTGGACCGAGCAGGAACTTCCGGGGACGATGACGCGACGACCCCTATGA
- a CDS encoding carboxymuconolactone decarboxylase family protein: protein MTGPFRYTSPVPPKSATGTVADVYAQLGTDFGIDRARVFVVLSAAPPLLAGTWAVLRESLLAGRAPRTDKEVVAAGVSLANRCPFCVDAHIMLLHATGDHRLAETLARGEQPKDPWHRQLLAWGQDMSTARPFPAEQAAEHIGTALAFHFINRIVSSLLTENALPGGAQKYRLVRTVAGRSLAGTVRRELTPGESLALLETEGEPPRWAAGTAIGTAFGALRTAARLGAGLLSDEELTLVRESVAAWDGVTPLPLHGARLPDRDALPGARLALLAARAPYRITDDDVAAWRVPPRTDHCLVHLIAFGAICAVERVEAVLTTTTKEHA, encoded by the coding sequence ATGACCGGACCTTTCCGTTACACCTCACCCGTACCTCCGAAGTCGGCGACCGGCACGGTCGCCGACGTGTACGCCCAACTGGGCACCGATTTCGGCATCGACCGTGCCCGGGTCTTCGTCGTCCTGTCCGCCGCGCCACCCCTGCTGGCCGGTACCTGGGCCGTGCTGCGGGAGTCCCTGCTGGCCGGGCGGGCGCCGCGCACGGACAAGGAGGTGGTGGCCGCCGGGGTCTCCCTCGCCAACCGCTGTCCGTTCTGCGTGGACGCGCACATCATGCTGCTGCACGCCACCGGCGACCACCGGCTGGCCGAGACGCTCGCGCGCGGCGAACAACCGAAGGACCCCTGGCACCGTCAACTGCTCGCCTGGGGGCAGGACATGAGCACCGCGCGGCCGTTCCCGGCCGAGCAGGCCGCCGAGCACATCGGGACGGCGCTCGCCTTCCACTTCATCAACCGGATCGTGTCGTCGCTGCTGACCGAGAACGCGCTGCCCGGCGGCGCGCAGAAGTACCGCCTCGTACGGACCGTGGCGGGCCGTTCCCTGGCCGGCACCGTGCGCCGTGAGCTGACGCCCGGGGAGAGTCTGGCGCTGCTCGAAACGGAGGGCGAGCCACCGCGGTGGGCGGCGGGCACGGCGATCGGTACGGCGTTCGGCGCGCTGCGTACGGCGGCACGGCTCGGCGCGGGACTGCTGAGCGACGAGGAACTCACTCTCGTACGGGAGTCGGTGGCGGCCTGGGACGGTGTGACTCCCCTGCCGCTGCACGGCGCGCGGCTGCCGGACCGGGACGCGCTGCCGGGCGCCCGGCTGGCGCTGCTCGCGGCCCGTGCGCCGTACCGGATCACCGATGACGACGTGGCCGCCTGGCGGGTACCGCCGCGCACCGACCACTGCCTGGTCCATCTGATCGCGTTCGGTGCGATCTGCGCCGTCGAGCGCGTCGAGGCCGTCCTCACCACCACGACGAAGGAGCACGCATGA
- a CDS encoding class I SAM-dependent methyltransferase yields the protein MTATDTWNGPIGRHWADHPDRYNAMLAGFDAPLFDAAAIAAADRVLDIGCGSGHTTRTAARRAPRGRVTGVDISAPLLERARSLTPAAQYPSVSYESGDAQTHPFEPGGYDVAISRGGVMFFADHIAAFTHIAGALRPGGRLAFICPQPPRADSGESKVLGLLASLLGRDHTSESAVATAMASLSDPERLHDVLGAAGFTEISAVAVDAATRWGRDAADVVEFFVSRTPGPAVSAETRAAMTEVLLSHETPDGVLLRAGVWVVSARRPG from the coding sequence ATGACCGCCACCGACACCTGGAACGGGCCGATCGGCCGGCACTGGGCCGACCATCCGGACCGCTACAACGCCATGCTGGCGGGGTTCGACGCGCCACTGTTCGACGCTGCGGCGATCGCTGCGGCCGACCGGGTTCTCGACATCGGCTGCGGCAGCGGCCACACGACCCGGACGGCCGCGCGGCGCGCGCCGCGGGGACGGGTCACCGGCGTGGACATCTCGGCGCCGCTCCTGGAGCGGGCCCGGTCCCTCACCCCGGCAGCGCAATACCCGTCCGTTTCCTACGAGTCGGGGGACGCGCAGACGCATCCGTTCGAGCCGGGCGGCTACGACGTGGCGATCAGCCGGGGCGGTGTGATGTTCTTCGCGGACCACATCGCCGCCTTCACGCATATCGCCGGCGCGCTGCGGCCCGGCGGCAGACTGGCCTTCATCTGCCCGCAGCCCCCGCGGGCCGACAGCGGGGAGAGCAAGGTGCTGGGCCTGCTGGCCTCGCTGCTGGGCCGGGACCACACCTCGGAGAGCGCGGTGGCGACGGCGATGGCCTCCCTCTCCGATCCGGAGCGCCTCCACGACGTGCTGGGCGCGGCCGGGTTCACGGAGATCTCCGCGGTCGCCGTGGACGCGGCCACCCGCTGGGGCCGGGACGCGGCGGACGTGGTGGAGTTCTTCGTGTCCCGGACGCCGGGGCCGGCCGTCTCCGCGGAGACCCGGGCCGCGATGACGGAGGTGCTGCTGTCGCACGAGACCCCGGACGGTGTGCTGCTGCGGGCGGGGGTGTGGGTGGTCAGCGCCCGTCGCCCGGGCTGA
- a CDS encoding NCS1 family nucleobase:cation symporter-1: MADSVLWVGMAHNIPSWLLASGLVALGMDWKQAVLTIALANLIVLGPMLLTGHAGPKYGIPFPVLARASFGLRGANLPALIRAAVACAWFGIQTWIGGVGIFTLLGKIFGGWAKAAEIGGQPWTLWLCFILFWALELAIIYRGMDALRRFENWAAPFVIVGAVVLLVWVAVKAGGFGPLLDQPSKLGWGKEFWPVFFPSLMGMIAFWATLSLNIPDFTRFGAGQRAQIRGQLFGLPTTMTLFALLSVLVTSGSQAVYGEAIWDPVQLVARTDNVFGLLYALVTVLVATVSVNIAANVVSPAYDLANLAPKLINFRTGALITGVVGVLIMPWKLTETPELYIFTWLGLVGGLLGTVAGILIADYWIVRRTVLDLADLYRPGGRYWYANGWNWRAVVAFAVGGVLAIGGSHSAPGAGPFPADGLIPFLKPLADYGWAVGLASSLVLYAVLSGRSVSGVTAARSDGSAAR, translated from the coding sequence GTGGCGGACTCAGTCCTGTGGGTCGGCATGGCCCACAACATCCCGTCCTGGCTGCTCGCCTCCGGCCTTGTGGCGCTCGGCATGGACTGGAAACAGGCCGTCCTCACCATCGCGCTCGCCAACCTGATCGTGCTCGGCCCGATGCTCCTCACCGGGCACGCCGGACCCAAGTACGGCATCCCCTTCCCCGTTCTGGCCCGCGCCTCCTTCGGGCTGCGCGGCGCCAACCTGCCCGCGCTGATCCGGGCCGCGGTGGCCTGCGCATGGTTCGGCATCCAGACCTGGATCGGCGGCGTCGGCATCTTCACCCTGCTCGGGAAGATCTTCGGCGGCTGGGCGAAGGCGGCCGAGATCGGCGGGCAGCCGTGGACGCTCTGGCTCTGCTTCATTCTCTTCTGGGCGCTCGAACTCGCCATCATCTACCGGGGGATGGACGCCCTGCGCCGGTTCGAGAACTGGGCGGCCCCGTTCGTCATCGTCGGCGCCGTGGTGCTGCTGGTCTGGGTCGCCGTCAAGGCCGGCGGCTTCGGCCCGCTGCTCGACCAGCCCTCGAAGCTCGGCTGGGGCAAGGAGTTCTGGCCGGTCTTCTTCCCCTCCCTGATGGGCATGATCGCCTTCTGGGCCACGCTCTCCCTCAACATCCCCGACTTCACCCGCTTCGGAGCCGGCCAACGTGCCCAGATCCGGGGCCAGTTGTTCGGCCTTCCCACCACGATGACGCTCTTCGCCCTGCTCTCCGTCCTGGTCACCTCCGGCTCGCAGGCCGTGTACGGGGAGGCGATCTGGGACCCGGTCCAACTCGTCGCCCGGACCGACAACGTCTTCGGGCTGCTCTACGCCCTGGTCACGGTGCTGGTCGCGACGGTCTCCGTGAACATCGCGGCGAACGTCGTGTCACCCGCGTACGACCTGGCGAACCTCGCCCCCAAGCTCATCAATTTCCGTACGGGCGCCCTGATCACGGGTGTCGTCGGCGTGCTCATCATGCCGTGGAAGCTCACCGAGACCCCCGAGTTGTACATCTTCACCTGGCTCGGCCTGGTCGGCGGACTGCTCGGTACGGTCGCGGGCATCCTGATTGCCGACTACTGGATCGTCCGCCGCACCGTGCTCGACCTGGCGGACCTCTACCGCCCCGGCGGCCGCTACTGGTACGCCAACGGCTGGAACTGGCGGGCGGTTGTCGCGTTCGCCGTCGGCGGAGTCCTGGCGATCGGCGGCTCCCACTCGGCCCCCGGCGCCGGCCCGTTCCCGGCCGACGGCCTGATCCCGTTCCTGAAGCCGCTCGCGGACTACGGCTGGGCGGTCGGACTGGCCTCGTCGCTGGTGTTGTACGCGGTGCTGAGCGGGCGCTCCGTCTCCGGCGTCACAGCGGCGCGGTCCGACGGGTCAGCAGCGCGTTGA